The following nucleotide sequence is from Achromobacter spanius.
AAGATCAGATCCGCTGCCGCATCTGCATTGTTGAACTGATTTCCGAACGCGCTTATCAGCGCAGTGTGGCGCCGGCGGTGCTCAAGCGGATTGCCGCGGCCACGCCTGAAGTGCAATTGCTGGATGCCAAGCAGGGCCTGGGTTACAGCTTTGACGCGTCGCTGGGCGTGTTTGATGCTGACACGGTGGCTTATGCGGCCTTGCAGGTGTTGATGTCCGGGGGCGCACGGCAGGTGTATGTGCACGGACTGGACCTTACCGTTGCGAACGGGCTGCGGTTTTACGACGAAGGCGACCGGCCTCAGAGCAGCCGCCTGGCGCGAAAATTCACGCATCTGATCGAACCGTCTTTCCGCTTTGCGGCCCAGCAATGGCGGGCGCGCGGCGTGTCGGTGTTCAACCTGTCTCCCGTCAGCGCGTTATCGGCCGACATCATCGAGCGGCTTGATTGGCGGGCCTTCGTGAAAAAGGACGCGCATAGCGCGTCCTGATTCACGGCATCAGTGCGCGCCTGCCGCGGCCTCGGCTGCACCACCGCCGCCCGATTTGCCAGAGCGGGGCCGCGCGAACCAGACCAGGCCCGTCAGCATCAGGAAGATGATGGCTGAGGCATAGAACACATCCACCGCCGACATCGTGAACGCTTGCGTGTTGATCAGCCCGTCGACCATGCTTAATGCTTGCTGATGCGACATGCTCAGACCGTTCTGCAGGGCGTTCATTGTGTGGTCAAACGCTTGCTGGCCGGGCTTGGCGGCCTCGGTCAGTTGCGAGTGGTGCAGGGTGGCGCGGTTTTCCCACAGCGTCGTGGCGATCGAGGTGCCGAACGCGCCCGCTGTCAGCCGCAGGAAGTTCGACAACCCGGACGCGGCGGGAATGCGCCACGGTTCGATGCTGGACAGGGTGATGGACGTCAGCGGCACGAAGAACGCCGCCATGGCAGCGCCCTGGATGATGGTCGGCAACATGAGCGTGCGCACGTCGGTCTGGGTGTTGAAGCCCGCCCGCATGAAGCACACCAGCGCGAAGATCAGGAACGCCACGGTCACGATCTGGCGCGGGTCGCGCGTGGCCAGCATCTTGCCCACGATGGGGGTCAACAAGATGGCCAGCAAGCCCACCGGTGCTGTCACCAGGCCGGCGTAGGTGGCGGTGTAGCCCATATTGCTTTGCAGCCACAACGGCAGCAGCACCACATTGCCGAAGAACACGCCGTAGGCCACGGCCAGCGTCAGCGCGCCGACGGTGAAGTTGCGTTCCTTGAACAGGCGCAGGTCCACCACGGGATGGGCATCGGTCAGTTCCCAGATCAAAAAGAACACGAAGGCCACGAAAGCGGTTGCCGCCAGCGCAATGATGGTGGGGCTGGCGAACCAGTCCAGTTCCTTGCCCTTGTCCAACATGATCTGCAAGGCGCCAACCCACACCACCAGCAGCACCAGGCCCAGCTTGTCGATGGGCAGCTTGCGGGTCATGGATTCGCGCTTGCCGTAGATGCGCCAGCTGATCCAGGCGGCCAAGAGGCCCACCGGCACATTGATGTAGAAGATCCAGGGCCAGGTGTAGTTGTCTGAAATCCAGCCGCCCAGCAAGGGCCCAGCCACGGGCGCGACCAGCGTGGTCATGGACCAGACGGCCAGCGCCATGCCCGCCTTGGACTTCGGGAAGCTGGCAAGCATCAACGTTTGCGACAGCGGGATCATCGGGCCGGCCACCGCGCCCTGCAAAACACGAAACGCGATCAGCGCTTCCAGCGATGGCGCAAAGCCGCACAGCCACGAAGCCAGTACGAACAGCAGCGTGGAAATCAGGAACAGGCGAACTTGGCCGAAGCGCTGCGTGAGCCAGCCGGTCAGCGGTACCGTGATGGCATTGGCCACCGCGAACGACGTGATGACCCAGGTGCCTTGGCTGGTGCTGACGCCCAGGTCACCCGAGATGGTGGGGATGGACACGTTCGCGATCGACGTATCCAGCACGTTCATGAACACCGCCGTGGACAGCGCGATGGACCCGATGATGCGGGCTGCGCCTTCCAGCGGCGGGTGGGTGCCCGGCGGCTGGGCGGGTTCAACGGGGGGCGCGCCAGCGCCCACGGGCTGGGCGGTCGTGCTCATGATGCGAGGTTGTCCTCGATGATCTTCTTGATCATGGCGTCGACATCATCGTGCGCCGGTTCGAAGGCACGCGTGGACCAGGCCGGCTCGCTGCGCACGGCTTGTGTCAGCGCTTCGCCGTCCTGCGGGCCCACATCCACTTCCACGTCCATCGACAGGCCGACGCGCAGGGGGTGCGACTTCAGGTCTTCGGGGTCAAGCAGGATACGCACGGGCACGCGCTGCACCACCTTGATCCAGTTGCCCGTGGCGTTCTGGGCGGGCAAGAGCGCGAAGGCGCTGCCAGTCCCGGCGTCCAGCCCGGCGACCTTACCGTGGTAAACGACCGAGCTGCCGTACAGGTCGGCCACCATCTTGACCGGTTGGCCGATGCGCATCTTGCGCAGTTGGCCTTCCTTGAAGTTGGCTTCCACCCAGACCTGGTCCAGCGGCACGACCGTCATCAGCGCGTTGCCCGGCGCCACGCGCTGGCCGACCTGCACGCTGCGCCGCGCGATCACACCGCCCACCGGCGCGGGCAGCACGGTACGTGATTGGGCCAACCAGGCGTTGCGCAGGCCAGCGGCGGCCTGAAGCACGTCGGGGTGGTTGGCAACGGTGGTGCCCTGCGTCAGCGCCTGGTTGGTCACCAGTTTGGCTTGCGACGCGGCCAAGGCGGCGCGGGCTTGGGCCAGGCCGGATCGTGCCGACTTCAGCGCGGCTTCCGCGTGCAGGATCTCTTCACCGCTGACACCACCGGACTTGGCCAGTTGTTGACGGCGGCTGACGTCGCTTTGCGCGCGGGTCAGTTCGGCCTGCGCGCGCAGAATGTCGGCACGGCGCAGATCCACATCAGCGGCCAGCGCATCGTTCTGAACGTAATAGGTGCGGACCTGGCGCACCATCTGGGCCAGCCTGGCCTGCGCTTGTTGCAGCGCCACGTCGGTGTCCGCGGGGTCCAGGCGCACCAGCGGCTGGCCAGCCGCGACGGTCTCGGTATCGTCGGCCTCGATGGCCACGACGGTGCCGGGCACCTGCGGCGTAATTTGCACCAGGTTGCCGTGAACGTAGGCGTCGTCGGTGCTTTCGAAATGGGCGCCGAATAGCGCCCACCAGATGCCGTAGGCGATGGCGATGAGAATGAAGACGCCGGTCGCGAGCAGCAAAAGGCGTTTGCGGGCGGGGTTGGCGGTGGGGGTGGCAGCGTTCATGACGTCTGAATCCGGGGATCGTTCAATGAATGGGGGTCGGTGCGGCGGCGGACTGCGCGGTTTGCGCGGTGTCCGTCTGTGGCGGCGGCGTGTAGCCGCCGCCCAGCGCGTTGGCCAGGTTGGCATCAAGCTGATAGGCGCGGATACGCAAATCGGTATCCAGGCGGGCCTGGGTCAACACGCCGGTTTGCGCGATAAGCACGGTGATGTAGTTGCCCAGACCGGCCTTGTAGCGGTTTACGGCCAGCTCGTAGGCGGCTTCGATGGCGGTGCGGGCCTGGCGCTGTTGGGCGCGCTCCTGCTCCAGCAGGCGCAGGCCGTCCAGCGCGTCGGCCACCTGATGCACGGCGTCCAGCACGGTCTGGTTGTAGTCCGACACGGCCAGATCGGCGTCGGCGCGGCGCCCGGCCAGATTGGCATTCAGTTCGCCGCCATGGAAGATGGGCAACGTGACGGCCGGCCCAAAGCCCGCCGTGCGGGCCGCGGCACCCAGCAGGTTGCCCGTGCCCAATGCCTGGAAGCCGGCAAACGCGGTCAGGTTGACGTTGGGGTAGAACTCCGCTTTGGCGGTGTCGATGGCGCTGCGCGCGGCTTCGGCGCGCCAGCGCGAGGCCACGACGTCGGGGCGATGGCCCAGCAGATCCAGCGGAATGGCCGTGGGCACAACGCCCGCGGGCGCGGTCAGGTCCACGGCCACCAGCGACTGGCCGCGTTGCGGGCCGGCGCCTGCCAGCGCCGCGACCTGATTGCGCAACTGCGCCAGCGTCGTTTCCGCCTGCGTCAATTCCACCTGGCCGGCAGCCAGCGACGATTCCGCCTGCTTCACTTCCACCTGCGTATCCAGGCCGGCGCTGTAACGGCCTTGCGTCAAGGACAAGACATCGGCGCGTTGCGCGATCACCCGCTTGAGCACATCGCGCTGCGCGAAGGCGTTCTGCAGATTCAGGTAGGCGCGTACGGTGGCGCTGGCCAGCATGTTGCGCGCGGCTTGCGCGTCGGCGGTGGCGGCCTCGCGTTCCGACACGGCCGATTTCAGGCGCGAACGGTTCTTGCCCCAGAAGTCCAGCTCATAGCTGAAGTCCAGCGCCAGCCGGTTATCGCTGACGACGCTGCCACCGAGCGGTGCCGGGTAGATGTAGTCGGACGACAAATGTTCGCGGGTCAGTGAGTAATCGGCGTCCACGCGGGGCAGAAGCGGGGCGCGGGCTGTGCTGACGGCGGCATTGGCCTTGGCCAGGCGCGCTTGCGCCGCGCTCATCGACGGGTTGTTGGCCAGCGCTTCGTCCATCAGGGCGTTGAGCTGCGGGTCGCCGTAGCGTTGCCACCACTGCGTGTTGGGCCAGGCGGTGTCGTGGCCGGTCAAGCCCAACTTGGCCGCATCCAGCGCTACAACGGGTTCGGGCCCGGGTTCCATCAGTGCGCAACCGCTCAGGGCAAGCACCAATACGGTAGAAAGAAGGCGTTTCATCCTGACTGTTTGCTGAAAGTAATTGATTGATCTGTATTTGCCTAGGCAAATATTATGCCAAATAAAACCCCAGGCGCATGGGGCGTAGCTAAAACGGGGGCAGCGTCGTCAGCGCTCGGGCGCCGTGCCCGATGCTGAGCCGTTGGCGATCATGCGGCGCAGGAAGTGCATGAGCTGGGTGACTTCGTCGGCAGAAAAACCACGCAGATGGTGATTCAGCGCCCGGGCGATGGTAGGAGGAATTTCACGGGCCTTGGCTTCGCCCAATTCGGTCAGTTCGATCTTCACGACGCGGCGGTCTTCTTGGCTGCGACTGCGGCGCAGCAGGCCTTTGGCCTCAAGACGGTCAAGCGCCCGAGTCATGGCGCCGGTGTCCATGTCATTCAGGCGGGCGAGTTCGGCGGGGGTGTCGGCGCGGCCAAGAAAGACCATGGCCAGCGGGCGCCATTGCATGGCGGTAAGGTCCAACGGCGCCATCTCCTGATCCAGCATCCGGGTCAGGGAGTGATAGACCAGTTTGACGAGATAGCCCGCGTTCTCTTCCCCCATGCAACGGTGGTCGTTGCGGTAGTGGACGGGGTTGTCGGCGGCGGGCGGGGGAGTTTCGGCATTCATGGGCCGAATTTTACTGCCTAGTCAGTTATTGTCAAGGCTGTGATTTTGCCACCGCTTCTACATCGACCGCGCCTTTGCGCAGGCCCGACCAGACAATCGCCGCGACGATCAGCGCGGCGCCGGCAATCATGCGAGGCGTCGGTTCCTGGCTGAACAGCACCCATGCGAAGGCGATGGCGTACACCGGTTCCAGGGCAATCACCAAGCCGGCGCTGCGGGCGTTCAGACGGGTCAAACTGGACACGAACAGATAGTGCGACAGGCCCGTGCAGAAGATGCCCAGCAAGGCCAGCCAGAACCAGTCCAGCGCGGGCAGGGCGGGCAATTGGCCAACGGCGAACGGCACCATTACCAGCGCCACCACCACGTTTTGCCAGCACGCCACCTGCATCGGGTCCATGCCGGAGGCCGAACGCCGGTTGCTCAAGGCCAGCAGGGCGAAGGTCAGCCCGGACAGCAGGCCCCACGCCAGGCCAATGGTGCCCTGGTCAGCCAGATCGAAAGACGGCGTCACCAGGATAAGGCCAGCGGTGACCAGACCC
It contains:
- a CDS encoding efflux transporter outer membrane subunit; translated protein: MKRLLSTVLVLALSGCALMEPGPEPVVALDAAKLGLTGHDTAWPNTQWWQRYGDPQLNALMDEALANNPSMSAAQARLAKANAAVSTARAPLLPRVDADYSLTREHLSSDYIYPAPLGGSVVSDNRLALDFSYELDFWGKNRSRLKSAVSEREAATADAQAARNMLASATVRAYLNLQNAFAQRDVLKRVIAQRADVLSLTQGRYSAGLDTQVEVKQAESSLAAGQVELTQAETTLAQLRNQVAALAGAGPQRGQSLVAVDLTAPAGVVPTAIPLDLLGHRPDVVASRWRAEAARSAIDTAKAEFYPNVNLTAFAGFQALGTGNLLGAAARTAGFGPAVTLPIFHGGELNANLAGRRADADLAVSDYNQTVLDAVHQVADALDGLRLLEQERAQQRQARTAIEAAYELAVNRYKAGLGNYITVLIAQTGVLTQARLDTDLRIRAYQLDANLANALGGGYTPPPQTDTAQTAQSAAAPTPIH
- a CDS encoding DMT family transporter, which translates into the protein MTRHRALTYIHIAAVLFGLTGVFGELIQASAAVITLGRAVFAVISLGIFARMRRKPLLGVLTPAQLFVLVLAGALLAAHWVTFFISVKVGGIAIATLGFASFPAFITLFEGLLFRERIRAAEWMLLGLVTAGLILVTPSFDLADQGTIGLAWGLLSGLTFALLALSNRRSASGMDPMQVACWQNVVVALVMVPFAVGQLPALPALDWFWLALLGIFCTGLSHYLFVSSLTRLNARSAGLVIALEPVYAIAFAWVLFSQEPTPRMIAGAALIVAAIVWSGLRKGAVDVEAVAKSQP
- a CDS encoding MarR family winged helix-turn-helix transcriptional regulator, with the translated sequence MNAETPPPAADNPVHYRNDHRCMGEENAGYLVKLVYHSLTRMLDQEMAPLDLTAMQWRPLAMVFLGRADTPAELARLNDMDTGAMTRALDRLEAKGLLRRSRSQEDRRVVKIELTELGEAKAREIPPTIARALNHHLRGFSADEVTQLMHFLRRMIANGSASGTAPER
- a CDS encoding efflux RND transporter periplasmic adaptor subunit, whose translation is MNAATPTANPARKRLLLLATGVFILIAIAYGIWWALFGAHFESTDDAYVHGNLVQITPQVPGTVVAIEADDTETVAAGQPLVRLDPADTDVALQQAQARLAQMVRQVRTYYVQNDALAADVDLRRADILRAQAELTRAQSDVSRRQQLAKSGGVSGEEILHAEAALKSARSGLAQARAALAASQAKLVTNQALTQGTTVANHPDVLQAAAGLRNAWLAQSRTVLPAPVGGVIARRSVQVGQRVAPGNALMTVVPLDQVWVEANFKEGQLRKMRIGQPVKMVADLYGSSVVYHGKVAGLDAGTGSAFALLPAQNATGNWIKVVQRVPVRILLDPEDLKSHPLRVGLSMDVEVDVGPQDGEALTQAVRSEPAWSTRAFEPAHDDVDAMIKKIIEDNLAS
- a CDS encoding DHA2 family efflux MFS transporter permease subunit, with the translated sequence MSTTAQPVGAGAPPVEPAQPPGTHPPLEGAARIIGSIALSTAVFMNVLDTSIANVSIPTISGDLGVSTSQGTWVITSFAVANAITVPLTGWLTQRFGQVRLFLISTLLFVLASWLCGFAPSLEALIAFRVLQGAVAGPMIPLSQTLMLASFPKSKAGMALAVWSMTTLVAPVAGPLLGGWISDNYTWPWIFYINVPVGLLAAWISWRIYGKRESMTRKLPIDKLGLVLLVVWVGALQIMLDKGKELDWFASPTIIALAATAFVAFVFFLIWELTDAHPVVDLRLFKERNFTVGALTLAVAYGVFFGNVVLLPLWLQSNMGYTATYAGLVTAPVGLLAILLTPIVGKMLATRDPRQIVTVAFLIFALVCFMRAGFNTQTDVRTLMLPTIIQGAAMAAFFVPLTSITLSSIEPWRIPAASGLSNFLRLTAGAFGTSIATTLWENRATLHHSQLTEAAKPGQQAFDHTMNALQNGLSMSHQQALSMVDGLINTQAFTMSAVDVFYASAIIFLMLTGLVWFARPRSGKSGGGGAAEAAAGAH